In Senegalia massiliensis, the genomic window GGAGTAAAGTGTATATAGTCACTTACTTGCCCACCCCACATATTCACTCCATATACTTCCATTTGATCTATTTGTATTTCTAAATTACAATCTTCCTCTATATTAATATTATAAATCCAAGCTTCCAATGTTTCTTTAGAATAATTTTTTTCAAATATTCCAATTTGTTTTACCTTTTCAGATAAATATATTTCATAATTTCCTTTTTCATCTCCAATAGTTACAATATCTTCTTTAGTAACACTAATAACAGGATTTTTAACTGGTTGTCCATTAAAATACTTTACATTTCCATACAATTTATTTAGATTAATATCTATATTGTATTCTCTATCATCTATATCAACTATTATCTCATTTGGATTATTTAATGGTCTTTGTAATGTTATCTTCAACTCAAAATAATTATCTATAATATCAATTTTCTCATTAAATATTATTTGGTCTTTAAATATTAATTTTAACCTTTTACTTCCATTCTCAAATCCTATTCCCTCAATATAAATATAAGGTTCATTTTTCATATCCCATACCTGTTTCTTAGCTATATTTTCAAGTTTAGTATAACAACTTGGATTATTATTTAAAAATAAATTTATATTTGATTTAATCATACACACCTCTCTTTTCATAGATTCACAAAATTAAAATAATACTTCTAAATTAATTATTCCTCAATTAAACTAAAAATCCTCTATTTTTATCCCATTAATACTATAAGATTGTTTTGTCCTAAAAGTTATAAACCATATTCATATAAATTTTATATGGTATAATATAAAAAATGAGAAAATAAGGAGATTTATGGATGAATACAAAAAAATATATAATAACTTTACTTTTGTTAATTATATTCCTAAATGGATGTAATCTAGCTAATAATAATTTGATATCTAAAATATCAAATGAAAATATTAAAGCTGTTTTATTTGAAAGAGAAGGTGGAGCAACTACCTCAAAAAGTTATCAAATATCACTATTAAAAGAAAATGAAGAACTTAAAAATCATATGAAAGGAAATATTTTTAGTGCATCTAACATATGGAATTTAGATATTAAATGGCAAAATAGTAATTTATTAATAATAAGCTTTTCCACTAATGGTGATTCTGATATATACCAAAAAGTAGAAGAATTTAAGATAGATAATAAAGTGATAAAAATAAATTATAAAGAAAAGCAGAATTAATTCTGCTTTTCTTTATAATTTATTTAATTGAGTTATATCTGTTAATAGCCAATAATATATTAGAAATTTATCTGTTAATTCAGCTAAAAAAACTTTTTTGAAATTGTAACTTTTTATGAATTTGTAATACTGAATATATTAAAATATTATCTTCTAACATAAGTAAGTTCAACCATACCATCAACCGTTCTTGTCCCAATAAGTTTAAGTTTAATTTCTGGATTTTCTCCTATGAAAAGTGGAATCCCATCACCTAAAATTGTCGGTATTATTGTTATAATGTACTTATCTATTATGTCCTTTTTTATAAATTGATCAATTAGCTTTCCGCCACCAACAAGCCAAATATCTTTCCCCTGTTCCTTTTTTAGTTTTTTAATAAATCCAGTAACATCATCTACTACGAACTCTACTCTATTACTATTATCAGATTCATCTTTCCTTGTAGTTGCTACATAACACTTTTTACCTTCATAGACCCAAGTGCCAGGTGATAATTCATTAATAACTTGTTCATATGTAGTTCTGCCCATTACAACTGTATCTATTGAATTATAAAAATTATCGAATCCTAAATCAATATTTTCATTTCCACTACTGCCCATCAGCCAATCAACTTTACCATTATTCCTTGCAATATATCCATCTAAACTTGATGCAATATAAAGAATTATATTTCTATCCATTTTGTTTATCCTCCTCTTTTTACTTTCGATAAATGTATAATAACATATTATATAATATATATTATACTTATAAAGAAAATTTATCTTTTATCATCTGAGCTACTTGTTCAGGACATATACTAGTATTATTTATCCTCATATAGTTTTCTTGATTAATTTCACCTTCATAAGAATTAAGACGGTATTTTTGTTCTAATGCTTTAAAACGATTTTCTGATTGTTCATCAAAAGCCCACATATAAGTAAATATCATTCCATATAAATCACTTTTAGAAACCTCTTCAAATATCTCTTTTCTAAATAAATTAACTAACCTTTTTCCTTGAGAGGTATTAAAATTAAAAAAGTTAGATACCAAATCTATAGTCATATGATTATGAAAAAGCTTAAGCCCTGTTATTTTTGATAATTCTTGACCAACTGTCATCTTTCCAACAGCATGAGGTCCAAATATTACGACAAATTTCATGCTATTTCTCCTCCTAAATTATAGTATTAGTCATTAAAATATTTTATTTATTATTTAATTTTACCTTGAATTAATATATTCTCTAAACATCTACAAAACCCCTTCTTTTTTTCATTTTATTCATTTAATTATAAATATTAATTTTTATACCTTTATGTAGACATAGCAGAAGCTATATCCATGGCAGATAGAGTTGTAGTTCTTACAAATAGACCTGCTAAAATTAAAGATGTCATAGATATTAATCTCACTTGTCCAAATTGTGATAGAAGTCCTATGAAATCTAGAGAAGCTCCTGAATTTAAAGACTATTTCAATAAAATATGGAAGGAGCTAGATATTCATGTTAAATAACAAAGAACAATCTAATGAGCATAAAAAATATATAAATACTATTAAAAAGAAAAAAAGAAATATTAGAATCACTCAAATTTTAATAATTATACTTTTTTTTGGTGTATGGGAACTCCTTGCCAGGTTTGAGTTTATTGATTCATTTTTAACTAGTTATCCTTCAGCTATGTGGAATCTATTTTTAAATTATGTTAAAGATGGATCATTATTTCATCATATTGGAATATCTTTAATGGAAAATATAGTAGGATTTTTAGGTGGTACTATATTAGGTATTCTTATTGCTATATTATTATGGTGGTCAGATTTCATATCAAAAGTATTAGATCCATATCTAGTTGTTTTAAATAGTCTACCAAAAACTGCTCTTGCTCCAATTATAATATTATGGGTTGGTGCAGGATATTCAGGTATAATAGTTACTGCCATATCAATTTCAATTGTAGTTACTATAATGAATGTTTACAGTGGTTTTGTAGAAGTAGATTCTGAAAAGATAAAAATGCTTAAAACATTTGGAGCAACAAAGTTTCAGATTTTAAGAAAACTTATAATTCCATCAAGTGTACCATCTATGATAAATTCTCTTAAAATAAATATTGGACTTTCATGGGTAGGTGTTATAGTTGGCGAGTTTCTTGTATCTAAAGCTGGTATTGGATATTTAATAGTCTATGGTGGGCAAATATTTAAATTAGATTTAGTTATGATGAGTGTAATGATTCTTGCAATATTAGCAGCTGTAATGTATCAAGGAGTAGCTCTTATTGAGAAGAAATATATGAAATGGAGACAATAAAAATTGTCTCCATTTCAATTTAAATTCTGAGATACTTTGTAAATACAAGCCTACATTAAAAACTAATGTTTTACATATATTTTATAAATCCTTCTTTATATTAAAATTAAATATCAAATTTTCTTTTAAATATACCCTATGACATTTTAAATTTGACATAATATTTAAAAATAATTTAAAAACTTATATTTAGTGATATAATTAGTTGGAGGAGGTTTTAGAATGAAAACTAAAAAAAATTTATTTATAATTTTAATCATAGCAATGTTTAGTATTTCAGGTTGTGCTCAAACTGATACTCCTAAAGAGTTAAAGTACTCATATGATTTAGTAGACAATTTCTTCTTATATAAGTCAAATGATGATATTGTTGGAATAGCTATTAAGTCAAATGATTCAAATGAAAATGAAGAAAAGAAAAAAATAATACTTGAAAATATTTCAAAAGTTTCTTGGAATGAAAACTTCATATTAGCAGAACAAATTGAAAGAATACAATTAGGAAAGGAAGAAAAAAAGATCTATTGGATTATCAATTCTAATACTCAACAAATATATGGCCCTAATGAATATGAAGAATTTAATAATCAAAGAAAAGAACTAAACATAGATGAGAATTTAGAACTTAAAAGTCCAGATAGTTATAAAAAATAAGATTGTGTAAAAACACAATCTTATTTTAAACTTTGTATTCCATTTTTTGCCCAATTAGAATCTTTTAATATAGCTCTACCTACTCCTATTAAATCAGCTTTATCTTCTTTTAATAACTTATCTGCTGCTTTAATATCAGTTATACCACCTGTCAATATAACTGGAACATTTACAACTTTCTTTATTTCTTCAGTAAGTGGCGAAAAATAACCTTGTACCTCTTTGTTCTCCACACCATATCCATTAAATCCTCCTGATATATCCAAAATATCTATACCTGCTTTTTCAAACTCTTTTGAAGCAATTAAACTTTCATCTAGAGTTACTCCACCTTCCCTATAATCTGAAGCACCTAATCTAAGTAAAAGTAGAAAGTCTTCTCCTACTGCTTTCTTAACTTCATCAATAATTTCTAGATGAATTTTAATCCTTGATTTTAAATCACCACCATATTCATCTTGTCTTTTATTGGTAATTGGTGACAGAAATTGACTTAACAAATATCCATGAGCTGAATGGATTTCTACACCATCAAAACCAGCCTTTTTAACTCTTAATGCAGCATCTTTAAAACCTTTTATTATTTCTTTTATTTCATTTTTAGTAAGTTCATTAGGAACTAATTCACTTCTAGGATGAGCTATAGCTGAAGGTCCCACTGCATTCATACCTGTTACACTCTTTTTAGATGCACTACCTGCATGATTAATTTGCATAATTGCTTTCGAACCATTTTTATGAATAATATTTGATAAATTTCTAAGACCATCTATTACCATATCATCAGAAATTGAAAGCTGATTATCACTTGCTTTACCTTGTTGAGAAATGTAACTATGTTCAATTATTATTAATGATATATAACCTCCTTTTGATTTTTCATCATAGTAATCAATTATTTCTTTACTTATCTTCCCATCGTCTTCTGACTTACCTGTAGCCATAGGTGGCATAACTAAACGATTTTTAAGTTTTATATTTTTTATATTTAGTGGTTCCAATAAACTTGACATATAATCACTCCTTATATATATTATATACTTTTTTGATAATTATAAAAAAGTATATAATATTATAAAATTTATCTATATAGAAATATATTCTATAGATAATATAAATTAGACAATTCCAATAGGTTTACTGTAGAATAATATATGTTAATTATATTTTATAAGGAGGTTATTATGAAAAAAATTATTATAATACTATTATTTTTATTGACTACAATTTCTATTACTGCTTGTGGGGATAGTGATGCAAGTAATAAAAGTAATGATGATAAAGTTTTTAAAATTGGAGCTATACCAGATCAAAACACCTCAAAACTAAACAGACGTTTTGAAGATTTAGCTAAGTACATTTCTGATGAAACTGGTCTCAATGTAGAATATGTTCCTACAGTAGATTATTCTGCATTAGTAACTGCATTTGAAAGAGGAGAGATTCAATTAGGTTGGTTTGGAGGTCTAACAGGTGTACAAGCTAGAAGTTCTGTAAAAGGAGCTGAAGCTATAGCTCAAAGACCAAGAGATGAAGAATTTCACTCTGTATTTATTGCACAAAAAGGTTTAAGATTAAAAGAATTATCTGATATAAAAGGATATAGTTTTACTTTTGGAAGTGAGAGCTCAACATCAGGTCATTTAATGCCTAGACACTTTTTAATCGAAGAAGGAATAGATCCAAATCAAGATTTTGATGGAGAAGCAAATTATTCTGGTTCCCATGATAAAACTTGGAAACTTGTTGAGTCAGGTGCATTTTATACAGGTGCATTAAATGAAGCTGTATGGGAAGCAGCTGTAGAAGAAAATAAAGTAGATTTAGATAAAGTAGAAGTATTTTATACCACTCCAGCTTATTATGATTATAATTGGACAATAAATAATGTAGATGAGAATTTTGGTAAAGGAACAAAAGAAAAAGTTAAAAATGCTCTCCTTTCTATTGATGAAGAACAGAAAGAAATAATGGAATTATTTGAATCAGAAAAATTTATTGAAACTAAAAATGAAAATTATAAAGCTATAAAAGAAGTGGCTGAAAAATTAGGAATAATTAAATAAGGTTGAATTAGTTATGACATCAAAAGAAATTATAAAGTTTAAAAATATCACAAAAAAATTTAAAGGGAATATTGCTTTATCTTCCCTTTCTTTTAATATAAATAAAGGCGAATTAGTTGCATTAATTGGTCCTAGTGGTTCAGGAAAAACTACACTTTTAAATCTATTAAGTAAAATACAAACTGCAAATACTGGTGATATATTCATAGAAAATACTAATATCAAAGATTACAAATCAAATAAATTATATGCAAAAAAAGTAGGCATGATAAGACAACAATTTGATTTAATTGATGAACTTACTGTTATAAATAATGTATTAGCAGGAAGATTAAACGAGTGGAATATATTAAAATCACTGTTATCTTTAATAATCCCTCAGGAAAAAAAGTTAGCAGTTAATGCTCTAAAAAGAGTAGGTATAGAAGAAAAATTATTTGCTAAAACAAGTACTTTATCAGGAGGACAACAACAAAGGGTTGCACTTGCAAGATTATTAGTTCAAAATCCTAATATAATCCTTGCAGATGAACCAGTATCTTCTCTTGATCCAACAAGGGCTGAAGATGTACTATCATTACTTATATCCCTTGCTAAAGAAAATAATAAAACTTTAATAACAAGTATACATTCTATAAAATATGCAAAAAAATATTTTGATAGAGTTATTGGATTAAGAAATGGAGAATTATTTTTTGATTTACCTGTAAATGAATTAAATGAAGGTCTATTAACAGAACTATATTCATTGAAGAAGGTAAATAACAATGAATGATATAAAAAAAGATTTAAACTTATATAGAAAATCATTTATTAACTTATCATTGTTTATAATTTTTTTCTTAAGTTTATTTTCAATAGAATGGAGTAAAGAACTTATTCATTCAGGAGGAAAAGTAACTCTTATACAATTAATAAAATCTTTATTTTCTCCTGACTTATCTATTGAAATACTAAAGCTTAGCATAATTTCCACATGGAGAACACTGGTATATGCTGTTGGTGGAATAACATTTGCTATAATAATAGGATTTATATTTGGTGTATTAGCATCAGGTATTCTTTTTAAAGAGTCTAAATATAAATCATTTTATATGAATGTATTTAGAAGAATATTAGGTTTCTTTAGATCTATTCATGAACTTATTTGGGCATGGTTATTTGTAGCTGCATTTGGGCTTAATCCTTTTTCTGCTATATTTGCTATTACTATTTCTTATGGAGGAACTTTAGGTCGCATATTTGCTGACATGCTTAAAGATGTTTCTAAAAATCCTATTAAACATTTAGAAGTCAGTGGTGCATCAAAAATTCAAACTCTATTTTATGGTTATTTACCAATAGTAAAATTAGATATGATAAGTTATACAATGTATAGATTTGAATGTGCTGTTCGATCTTCTGCTATTATGAGCTTTATAGGTCTTGGAGGTCTTGGTTATCAAATTCAATTATCTTTATCAGATTTAGAGTATAACGAAATGTGGACATTTGTATTCTTTCTAGTATTATTAGTAACAGTAGTAGATATTTGGAGTAACAACATTAGAAAAAGTATTATTTCAGGAGAACCTAAATTTTTAAAATTTTCATATATTATTATGACTATATTATTTTTTAGTTCATGGATTTTTATATTTAAAGTAGAAAACGCAAATTTATTTTCTTTTTTCTCCTATGAAAATTATACTTATGCAAAAAAATTTGTAGCAGATTTATTAGGTATAAATAAAAATAAAGCATATTTAGATATTTCATATATCAAACATGTATTAATGTTAACTTTTGAGACTTTAAAAATGAGTATCTTGGCTATAGGATTTGCAACTCTTGCAGTATTCATTACAGTTATTCCTGCTGCTAATAATGTTGCTAATGGATCTATAGGAATTGGTGGTAAATGGTATAATAAAATTTTGTTTGGAATAATTAGAGTAACATATATAATTTCTAGATCCATCCCTGAGCTAATATGGGCAATGATTCTTATTTTTATATTTAAACCTGGCATACTTCCTGGGGCTATCGCATTAGCTCTTCACAACTTTGGTATACTTGGTAAGCTCTGTGCAGAAATAATTGAAGATTTAAAGTTAAAGCCTTTAAAAAATCTTTCTACAACTGGTGCAAATAGTATAGAGCAGTTATTCTATGGAATTATACCATCTGTAACAAAGAAATTTATGACTTATATAATATATAGATGGGAAGTAATTTTACGCACCACAATAGTAGTAGGTTTTGTTGGAGCTGGGGGTTTAGGTCAAGAGTTTAAACTCAATATGAGTTTCTTTCATTACACAGAAATAACTCTATTATTAATATGCTATATATGTTTGGTATGGTTTGCTGATATAGTTTCAGATAGAATAAGAAAATTTATAGACTAAAATAAAGAATACTTAGAAATAATCTTGTAACAAAAACTAATTTCTAAGTATTCTTTATTATGTGATTTATTTAAATTTCTTATTATTATCTTTAAAAATATTTATTAATATTTTTACTATAAAGTGATTGTTTTAGGTGTATCAAGGGTGATTTTCTGTCTCTACTTTATATTGTTTATATGACTTTTATAATAATGAGAAACTAAAACATAGGTCTAGCATCTAATATTTCTTTTGGTAATGTTTCTAAAGATTCTTTTAATATGTCTACTACATCTTTATCCCAAGGTGAGGTTATTAGTTGTCTCCACATTTTGCTCCCTTTAACACCATGAAAAAGTCCCATTGTATGTTTTAATACATTGTGAGGTTTTGTATTAGTGTTTAGATTTGATAAATATTGAATAAGTTCTTCAATAACTTCTCTTCTTGAAATATTATTTATCTTCCCACCTTCAAAAAATTTATCAACTTTTGCTAACATAAATGGCGTATCATATGCTGCTCTTCCAATCATCACTCCATCAACATGATTAAGATGATTTTCTATTTCTTTTATTGTTTTAATTCCACCATTTATTTCTATGTTCAAATGAGGATAATCTCTTTTTAATTTATATACATCCTCATACCTAATAGGTGGTACTTCTCTATTTTCTTTAGGACTTAGACCAGCTAATATGGCAATTCTAGCATGAACTATAAATCTATCTACTTTTGATTGCCCTACTGTATCTACAAAATTCTTTAAATCTTCATATTTATCTAATAATGTCCTTTCAAAACTATCAGGTAATATTCCCTTACCATCTATACCTATTCTATGTTTTACTGTTATAGGTTTATCTGTATTTCTTCTAGTTTCTTTTACTATATCTCTCACTAATTCAGGATATGCCATAAGAGACGCCCCCATATCATTTCCTGATACTCTGTCTGAAGGACAACCTACATTAAGATTAATTTCATCATAATCCCAACCCTCAGCTATTTTAACTGCCTTACCTATATTCTTTGCATCACATCCTGCAATTTGTAGTGCTAAAGGTCTTTCAACAATATCAAAATCTAATAACATATTTCTATCTCCATGTATTATAGCTTGTGCAGTTATCATTTCCGTGTATAATAAAGCTCTTTTCGTTAAAAGTCTAGCAAAATATCTAAAATGTCTATCTGTTCTATCTACCATAGGAGCAATACTTACTTTTGGTGATTTTATTTCTGATATATATTTTTTCATTTATTATTCTCCTTTAACCTTTGTATTTATATTTATGCTACCCCATTATATATAATTTTCATCATAAAATTAATTAAAAAATATGGGTATAAGTTATACCCATATTTTTTAATATTAAGCTTTATTCATTAACAATTTTATAATATACTTTTGAAGTCCATAAATAAACTATTCCATAAATAATAGTAAATATTAATATTGTTAGTCCTGTAAATAACATAAATAACTTTTCATTTGTAAGATTAAATAAACCAAGTATTTCTATAACTGCTGGAAATGCTACAATAAGATGAACTATTGCAACTAAAATTGGTAAGAAAAATATTTTTACTACTTGATTTTTAATTGTATACTTAATTTCATCTTTACTCATCCCAACCTTTTGCATTATTATAAATCTATCATGATCATCATATCCTTCAGTGATTTGCTTATAATAAATTATTAATGCAGTTGCAACTAAAAATACTATTCCTAAAAACAAACCAATAAAAAAGAAACTTCCATATATAGATAAAAAGTCATCTCTACTTGTGTATATATCCTCTATTGCTATATCTTTTGAAATATCTGAATGTAATTTATTTTTAAATTCAGGAACAAATTTAATTTTATTATCTCTTTTTCCTTCTAAATTTAAATTATAGTTATAATAAATAGGAACTTCTGCTTTTTCTTTTTGTGAAATTAATTTTGATAATTCTTCTAATTTTTTATTATCTTTAACTATTATATTCATTTTATCGAATAAATTCATACTACTTAAAAAATCAATATCATTTATTTGATTAATAA contains:
- a CDS encoding dihydrofolate reductase family protein gives rise to the protein MDRNIILYIASSLDGYIARNNGKVDWLMGSSGNENIDLGFDNFYNSIDTVVMGRTTYEQVINELSPGTWVYEGKKCYVATTRKDESDNSNRVEFVVDDVTGFIKKLKKEQGKDIWLVGGGKLIDQFIKKDIIDKYIITIIPTILGDGIPLFIGENPEIKLKLIGTRTVDGMVELTYVRR
- a CDS encoding AAA family ATPase; translation: MKFVVIFGPHAVGKMTVGQELSKITGLKLFHNHMTIDLVSNFFNFNTSQGKRLVNLFRKEIFEEVSKSDLYGMIFTYMWAFDEQSENRFKALEQKYRLNSYEGEINQENYMRINNTSICPEQVAQMIKDKFSL
- a CDS encoding ABC transporter permease, whose translation is MLNNKEQSNEHKKYINTIKKKKRNIRITQILIIILFFGVWELLARFEFIDSFLTSYPSAMWNLFLNYVKDGSLFHHIGISLMENIVGFLGGTILGILIAILLWWSDFISKVLDPYLVVLNSLPKTALAPIIILWVGAGYSGIIVTAISISIVVTIMNVYSGFVEVDSEKIKMLKTFGATKFQILRKLIIPSSVPSMINSLKINIGLSWVGVIVGEFLVSKAGIGYLIVYGGQIFKLDLVMMSVMILAILAAVMYQGVALIEKKYMKWRQ
- a CDS encoding DUF3997 domain-containing protein, with product MKTKKNLFIILIIAMFSISGCAQTDTPKELKYSYDLVDNFFLYKSNDDIVGIAIKSNDSNENEEKKKIILENISKVSWNENFILAEQIERIQLGKEEKKIYWIINSNTQQIYGPNEYEEFNNQRKELNIDENLELKSPDSYKK
- a CDS encoding NADH:flavin oxidoreductase, giving the protein MSSLLEPLNIKNIKLKNRLVMPPMATGKSEDDGKISKEIIDYYDEKSKGGYISLIIIEHSYISQQGKASDNQLSISDDMVIDGLRNLSNIIHKNGSKAIMQINHAGSASKKSVTGMNAVGPSAIAHPRSELVPNELTKNEIKEIIKGFKDAALRVKKAGFDGVEIHSAHGYLLSQFLSPITNKRQDEYGGDLKSRIKIHLEIIDEVKKAVGEDFLLLLRLGASDYREGGVTLDESLIASKEFEKAGIDILDISGGFNGYGVENKEVQGYFSPLTEEIKKVVNVPVILTGGITDIKAADKLLKEDKADLIGVGRAILKDSNWAKNGIQSLK
- a CDS encoding putative selenate ABC transporter substrate-binding protein; translated protein: MKKIIIILLFLLTTISITACGDSDASNKSNDDKVFKIGAIPDQNTSKLNRRFEDLAKYISDETGLNVEYVPTVDYSALVTAFERGEIQLGWFGGLTGVQARSSVKGAEAIAQRPRDEEFHSVFIAQKGLRLKELSDIKGYSFTFGSESSTSGHLMPRHFLIEEGIDPNQDFDGEANYSGSHDKTWKLVESGAFYTGALNEAVWEAAVEENKVDLDKVEVFYTTPAYYDYNWTINNVDENFGKGTKEKVKNALLSIDEEQKEIMELFESEKFIETKNENYKAIKEVAEKLGIIK
- a CDS encoding phosphonate ABC transporter ATP-binding protein → MTSKEIIKFKNITKKFKGNIALSSLSFNINKGELVALIGPSGSGKTTLLNLLSKIQTANTGDIFIENTNIKDYKSNKLYAKKVGMIRQQFDLIDELTVINNVLAGRLNEWNILKSLLSLIIPQEKKLAVNALKRVGIEEKLFAKTSTLSGGQQQRVALARLLVQNPNIILADEPVSSLDPTRAEDVLSLLISLAKENNKTLITSIHSIKYAKKYFDRVIGLRNGELFFDLPVNELNEGLLTELYSLKKVNNNE
- a CDS encoding PhnE/PtxC family ABC transporter permease, with the protein product MNDIKKDLNLYRKSFINLSLFIIFFLSLFSIEWSKELIHSGGKVTLIQLIKSLFSPDLSIEILKLSIISTWRTLVYAVGGITFAIIIGFIFGVLASGILFKESKYKSFYMNVFRRILGFFRSIHELIWAWLFVAAFGLNPFSAIFAITISYGGTLGRIFADMLKDVSKNPIKHLEVSGASKIQTLFYGYLPIVKLDMISYTMYRFECAVRSSAIMSFIGLGGLGYQIQLSLSDLEYNEMWTFVFFLVLLVTVVDIWSNNIRKSIISGEPKFLKFSYIIMTILFFSSWIFIFKVENANLFSFFSYENYTYAKKFVADLLGINKNKAYLDISYIKHVLMLTFETLKMSILAIGFATLAVFITVIPAANNVANGSIGIGGKWYNKILFGIIRVTYIISRSIPELIWAMILIFIFKPGILPGAIALALHNFGILGKLCAEIIEDLKLKPLKNLSTTGANSIEQLFYGIIPSVTKKFMTYIIYRWEVILRTTIVVGFVGAGGLGQEFKLNMSFFHYTEITLLLICYICLVWFADIVSDRIRKFID
- the dusA gene encoding tRNA dihydrouridine(20/20a) synthase DusA, whose amino-acid sequence is MKKYISEIKSPKVSIAPMVDRTDRHFRYFARLLTKRALLYTEMITAQAIIHGDRNMLLDFDIVERPLALQIAGCDAKNIGKAVKIAEGWDYDEINLNVGCPSDRVSGNDMGASLMAYPELVRDIVKETRRNTDKPITVKHRIGIDGKGILPDSFERTLLDKYEDLKNFVDTVGQSKVDRFIVHARIAILAGLSPKENREVPPIRYEDVYKLKRDYPHLNIEINGGIKTIKEIENHLNHVDGVMIGRAAYDTPFMLAKVDKFFEGGKINNISRREVIEELIQYLSNLNTNTKPHNVLKHTMGLFHGVKGSKMWRQLITSPWDKDVVDILKESLETLPKEILDARPMF